In a genomic window of Alcanivorax sp.:
- the ligA gene encoding NAD-dependent DNA ligase LigA, translating to MRQLDSRITASRPLEFYAYSMAQLEGVPEPATHADMLDALRGWGLRVNPEVRLCAGVDALLDFYRGILEKRDRLDYDIDGVVYKVNRFDWQRDLGFVSRAPRWAIAHKFPAQEELTVLNGVDWQVGRTGALTPVARLEPVQVGGVTVSNATLHNIDEIQRLDIRIGDTVVVYRAGDVIPKVVRALPERRPADAKDISLPSNCPVCGSEILRGDDQVVARCTGGLICGAQQREAIKHFASRRAMDIDGLGDKLVDALVDQELIATVADLYRLKAEQVAGLERMGEKSADNLIAALENSKTVALGRFLFSLGILQIGEETAKNLADCFGDLDTIRRAPLLLLLAVPDVGMEVAKAIGAFFAEADNEAVIDGLLAAGVNPQSSGEPSAAFVHSLTLAHLLKSAKRLGMNLEGIGDKSLETLGSHYRTVAELSAGAAEGVGAEPKGVRSGVMTQLSKALAENGWQARLQEAEAMVAELAARAPAQAESRPLEGQTWVLTGTLEQFTRDQAKHGLQQLGAKVSGSVSKNTSMVVAGAAAGSKLAKAESLGVEVCDEAALLSVFEQHGIDPGAL from the coding sequence CTGCGCCAGCTGGATTCGCGCATCACCGCCAGCCGGCCGCTGGAGTTCTATGCCTATTCCATGGCGCAACTGGAAGGAGTGCCCGAACCGGCCACCCACGCTGACATGCTCGATGCCCTGCGCGGCTGGGGCCTGCGGGTCAATCCGGAGGTGCGGCTGTGTGCCGGGGTGGATGCACTGCTGGATTTCTACCGTGGCATTCTGGAAAAGCGTGACCGGCTCGATTACGACATCGACGGCGTGGTCTACAAGGTCAATCGCTTTGATTGGCAACGGGATCTGGGCTTTGTCAGCCGGGCGCCACGCTGGGCCATCGCTCACAAGTTCCCTGCCCAGGAAGAACTCACCGTGCTCAACGGCGTGGACTGGCAGGTGGGGCGCACTGGTGCCCTGACGCCGGTGGCGCGGTTGGAACCGGTGCAGGTGGGCGGTGTTACCGTGAGCAATGCCACGCTGCACAATATTGATGAAATCCAGCGGCTGGATATCCGCATCGGCGATACCGTGGTGGTGTACCGGGCCGGGGATGTGATTCCCAAGGTGGTCAGAGCGTTGCCGGAACGGCGTCCGGCGGATGCGAAGGATATTTCCCTACCGTCGAACTGCCCTGTGTGCGGCAGCGAGATTCTGCGTGGCGATGACCAGGTGGTGGCCCGCTGCACCGGCGGCCTGATCTGTGGCGCCCAGCAGCGTGAGGCCATCAAGCACTTTGCCTCGCGCCGGGCCATGGATATCGATGGCCTGGGCGACAAGTTGGTGGATGCTCTGGTGGACCAGGAGCTGATTGCCACCGTGGCGGATCTTTACCGGCTCAAGGCGGAGCAGGTGGCTGGCCTTGAGCGCATGGGCGAGAAATCCGCCGATAACCTGATCGCCGCGCTGGAAAACTCCAAGACTGTCGCCCTGGGGCGTTTCCTGTTTTCCCTGGGGATCTTGCAGATTGGTGAGGAAACGGCCAAAAACCTGGCGGATTGTTTTGGCGATCTGGACACGATTCGCCGGGCGCCGCTGTTATTGCTGCTGGCGGTACCGGATGTGGGCATGGAAGTGGCCAAGGCCATTGGCGCCTTCTTTGCCGAAGCCGATAACGAGGCGGTGATTGATGGGCTGCTGGCTGCCGGGGTGAATCCGCAGTCCAGTGGTGAACCCTCAGCAGCCTTTGTGCACAGCCTGACCCTGGCGCATCTGCTGAAATCCGCCAAGCGGCTGGGCATGAACCTTGAGGGTATCGGTGACAAGTCACTGGAAACCCTGGGCAGCCATTATCGCACGGTTGCCGAGCTGAGCGCCGGTGCTGCAGAAGGGGTCGGCGCGGAGCCCAAGGGCGTGCGTTCCGGAGTGATGACGCAGTTGAGCAAGGCGCTGGCGGAAAACGGCTGGCAGGCCCGTTTGCAGGAAGCTGAAGCCATGGTGGCCGAGCTTGCCGCCCGCGCACCGGCCCAGGCGGAAAGCCGCCCGCTGGAAGGGCAGACCTGGGTGCTCACCGGCACCCTGGAACAGTTTACCCGTGACCAGGCAAAGCATGGCCTGCAGCAGTTGGGAGCCAAAGTGTCCGGGTCGGTGTCGAAGAATACATCTATGGTAGTGGCCGGCGCTGCAGCGGGTTCCAAGCTGGCCAAGGCCGAGTCCCTGGGGGTTGAGGTCTGCGATGAGGCCGCGCTACTGTCCGTATTCGAACAACACGGCATTGATCCGGGAGCATTATGA
- a CDS encoding transglycosylase SLT domain-containing protein encodes MRIGLTLLLAALLLGGCAGTPTQTDNVCAVFDQRGGWFNNWYKYAKNTEKEYGVPVPVLMATIYKESGFNARAKPPRTKLLGFIPWKRPSSAYGYPQALDSTWQWYQDDTGRHGADRDDFKDAVRFVGWYHYQSHKKNGVARNDTYNLYLNYYAGHGGYARGTWKNNKWMKGAARRTADMANRYQQQMNSCGR; translated from the coding sequence ATGAGAATCGGTCTTACCCTGCTATTGGCGGCACTGCTTCTGGGCGGTTGCGCCGGCACACCGACCCAGACAGACAATGTCTGTGCGGTGTTTGATCAGCGGGGGGGCTGGTTCAACAACTGGTACAAGTACGCCAAGAACACGGAAAAGGAATACGGCGTGCCGGTACCGGTACTGATGGCCACGATCTACAAGGAATCCGGCTTCAATGCCCGGGCCAAACCGCCCCGCACCAAGCTGCTGGGCTTTATTCCCTGGAAGCGGCCTTCTTCCGCCTACGGTTACCCCCAGGCGCTGGATTCCACCTGGCAGTGGTACCAGGATGATACTGGTCGCCACGGCGCTGACCGTGATGATTTCAAGGATGCAGTGCGGTTTGTGGGCTGGTACCACTACCAGAGCCACAAGAAAAATGGCGTCGCCCGGAACGATACCTACAACCTGTATCTCAACTATTATGCCGGCCACGGCGGTTATGCCCGCGGCACCTGGAAAAATAACAAGTGGATGAAAGGTGCCGCCCGCCGCACTGCCGATATGGCTAACCGTTATCAGCAGCAGATGAACAGCTGCGGGCGGTAG
- the smc gene encoding chromosome segregation protein SMC — translation MRLKSIKLAGFKSFVDPTTTNFPENLTAVVGPNGCGKSNIIDAVRWVMGESSAKHLRGESMADVIFNGSNARKPVAQASIELIFDNSDATVTGEYGKFNEISVKRQVTRDGQSNYFLNGTKCRRKDISDIFLGTGLGPRSYAIIEQGMISRLIEAKPEELRVYIEEAAGISKYKARRRETENRIRRTRENLERLTDIRDELERQLERLSRQASAAEKYKQYKEEERLKGAQLKALRWKGLDSQVKQLDFVIGELDVSMEAKVAEQRHVDAEVERLREKHHEVQEHFNQVQQHFYALGAEVARLEQSIQHQRERKQQLYEELDQIKASWQESDEHLRVDSEKVAELDAILAEREPELALISEQQEASAEALALAEETMQNWQQEWEEFNGKSGESRRQAEVEQSRIQHLEKSQDRLKERIERLRKEQDSLDSGPLAQEMRQLEEQVEQYRGQSEENELRSESLQEDINRMRRENGDRGRQLDEAREKLQTLKGRRTSLEALQKAAMGDDGAVSDWLNRHELDAEPRLADQVQVDEGWEKALEAVLGDSIQAVAISGFDQVSDWLGDLSHGRLALFSPASLKGSGSKGKLLRDPVQGQVPEGLLAGVYVADDLNAALALRGQLDAYESVVTRDGIWLGPDWLKVAKEEDQEAGVLERRRELDQLEGEIETLQATVDDLKEQLESTREQIGELEEEREEVQRQASRINRELGEINAQVSARQVRLEQITMRRERLGRELEEANEQHAQEQEQRKEARAVLAEALDAMEADSGQREALLSRRDELRLRLDEARQKARHDRDQSHHLAMEVQGARKAWIVRSSSSTL, via the coding sequence ATGCGACTGAAATCCATAAAACTGGCCGGGTTCAAATCCTTTGTGGACCCTACCACCACCAATTTTCCGGAGAATCTCACCGCTGTGGTGGGGCCCAACGGGTGTGGGAAGTCCAATATCATTGATGCGGTCCGCTGGGTGATGGGGGAGTCCTCTGCCAAGCATCTGCGTGGCGAGTCCATGGCGGACGTGATCTTCAATGGCTCCAATGCCCGCAAGCCCGTGGCCCAGGCCTCCATCGAGCTGATTTTCGATAACTCCGATGCCACCGTTACCGGCGAGTACGGCAAGTTCAACGAAATCTCGGTGAAGCGGCAGGTGACCCGCGACGGCCAGTCCAACTATTTCCTCAACGGCACCAAGTGCCGCCGCAAGGACATTTCCGATATTTTCCTGGGCACCGGTCTGGGCCCGCGCAGCTACGCCATTATCGAGCAGGGGATGATTTCCCGGCTGATCGAGGCCAAGCCGGAAGAGCTTCGCGTTTACATCGAGGAAGCGGCGGGGATCTCCAAGTACAAGGCCCGCCGCCGCGAGACCGAGAACCGCATCCGCCGGACCCGGGAAAACCTGGAACGGCTCACGGATATCCGTGACGAGCTGGAGCGCCAGCTGGAGCGCTTGAGCCGCCAGGCCAGCGCGGCGGAAAAGTACAAGCAGTATAAGGAAGAGGAGCGCCTCAAGGGTGCTCAACTGAAGGCTCTACGCTGGAAAGGCCTGGATAGTCAGGTCAAGCAGCTCGACTTTGTGATCGGCGAGCTGGATGTGTCCATGGAAGCCAAGGTGGCCGAGCAGCGCCATGTGGATGCGGAAGTGGAGCGCCTGCGCGAGAAGCACCACGAGGTGCAGGAACACTTCAACCAGGTGCAGCAGCACTTCTACGCCTTGGGCGCGGAAGTGGCCCGGCTGGAACAAAGCATTCAGCACCAGCGTGAACGCAAGCAGCAGCTCTATGAAGAGCTGGACCAGATCAAGGCCAGCTGGCAGGAATCCGATGAGCACCTGAGGGTGGACAGCGAGAAGGTGGCGGAACTGGATGCCATCCTGGCCGAGCGCGAGCCGGAGCTGGCGCTGATCAGCGAACAGCAGGAAGCCTCCGCCGAGGCCCTGGCGCTGGCTGAAGAGACCATGCAGAACTGGCAGCAGGAATGGGAAGAGTTCAACGGCAAGTCCGGGGAATCCCGCCGCCAGGCCGAGGTGGAACAATCCCGTATTCAGCACCTGGAGAAATCCCAGGACCGCCTGAAAGAGCGCATCGAGCGCCTCAGGAAAGAACAGGACTCTCTGGATTCCGGCCCGTTGGCCCAGGAAATGCGCCAGCTGGAAGAGCAGGTAGAGCAATATCGCGGCCAGTCAGAAGAAAACGAACTGCGCAGCGAATCCTTGCAGGAAGACATCAACCGCATGCGCCGGGAAAACGGCGACCGTGGCCGTCAGTTGGACGAAGCCCGCGAGAAGCTGCAGACCCTGAAGGGCCGCCGCACCTCGCTGGAGGCCCTGCAGAAGGCCGCCATGGGCGACGACGGCGCGGTGAGCGACTGGCTGAACCGCCACGAACTCGACGCTGAGCCGCGCCTGGCCGATCAGGTGCAGGTGGACGAGGGCTGGGAAAAGGCCCTGGAGGCGGTGCTGGGCGACAGCATTCAGGCGGTGGCCATCAGCGGATTCGATCAGGTCAGCGACTGGCTGGGTGATCTGTCCCACGGTCGCCTGGCCCTGTTCAGCCCGGCTTCGTTGAAGGGCTCAGGCAGCAAGGGCAAACTGCTTCGTGACCCTGTGCAGGGGCAGGTGCCGGAAGGCCTGCTGGCCGGTGTTTACGTGGCCGATGACCTGAATGCGGCCCTGGCCCTGCGTGGTCAACTGGACGCTTACGAATCCGTGGTGACTCGCGATGGCATCTGGCTGGGCCCGGACTGGCTGAAGGTGGCCAAAGAGGAAGATCAGGAAGCCGGTGTGCTCGAACGTCGCCGCGAGCTGGATCAGCTGGAGGGTGAGATTGAGACCCTGCAGGCCACCGTGGACGACCTGAAAGAACAACTGGAAAGCACCCGCGAGCAGATTGGTGAGTTGGAAGAAGAGCGCGAAGAGGTGCAGCGTCAGGCCAGCCGTATCAACCGGGAGCTGGGTGAGATCAATGCCCAGGTTAGTGCCCGTCAGGTGCGCCTGGAACAGATCACCATGCGCCGTGAGCGCCTGGGCCGCGAGCTGGAAGAAGCGAACGAGCAGCACGCCCAGGAACAGGAGCAGAGGAAAGAGGCCCGGGCGGTGCTGGCGGAGGCGCTGGACGCCATGGAGGCTGACAGCGGCCAGCGCGAGGCATTGCTGTCCCGTCGCGACGAGCTGCGCCTGCGCCTGGACGAGGCGCGCCAGAAGGCCCGCCACGACCGCGACCAGTCCCACCATCTGGCCATGGAAGTGCAGGGCGCCCGAAAGGCCTGGATAGTCAGGTCAAGCAGCTCGACTTTGTGA
- the smc gene encoding chromosome segregation protein SMC encodes MIGELDVSMEAKVAEQRHVDAEVERLREKHHEVQEHFNQVQQHFYALGAEVARLEQSIQHQRERKQQLYEELDQIKASWQESDEHLRVDSEKVAELDAILAEREPELALISEQQEASAEALALAEETMQNWQQEWEEFNGKSGESRRQAEVEQSRIQHLEKSQDRLKERIERLRKEQESLDSGPLAQEMRQLEEQVEQYRGQSEENELRSESLQEDINRMRRENGDRGRQLDEAREKLQTLKGRRTSLEALQKAAMGDDGAVSDWLNRHELDAEPRLADQVQVDEGWEKALEAVLGDSIQAVAISGFDQVSDWLGDLSHGRLALFSPASLKGSGSKGKLLRDHVQGQVPEGLLAGVYVADDLNAALALRGQLDAYESVVTRDGIWLGPDWLKVAKEEDQEAGVLERRRELDQLEGEIETLQATVDDLKEQLESTREQIGELEEEREEVQRQASRINRELGEINAQVSARQVRLEQITMRRERLGRELEEANEQHAQEQEQMKEARAVLAEALDAMEADSGQREALLSRRDELRLRLDEARQKARHDRDQSHHLAMEVQGARTQADSLRQNLSRLESQVQALAERKALLEEQTNEGDEPGTELQMQLEEKLEVRLEAEHKLTEARRELEAVDHEMRNLEGQRGQFERQAQEIRSTMDQKRMQWQDLTTRRQTVAEQLGEHNFDLDTVLENLPEEANEQEWAREMDMIGQRISRLGQINLAAIDEYQQQSERKNYLDSQNADLEDALNTLENAIRKIDRETRARFKEYFDRINRGLQELFPKVFGGGHAYLELTGDDLLDTGVTIMARPPGKRNSTIHLLSGGEKALTALSLVFSIFQLNPAPFCLLDEVDAPLDDANVGRFCNLVSEMSAKVQFIYITHNKIAMEMAATLMGVTMHEPGVSRLVSVDVEEAAEMAAM; translated from the coding sequence GTGATCGGCGAGCTGGATGTGTCCATGGAAGCCAAGGTGGCCGAGCAGCGCCATGTGGATGCGGAAGTGGAGCGCCTGCGCGAGAAGCACCACGAGGTGCAGGAACACTTCAACCAGGTGCAGCAGCACTTCTACGCCTTGGGCGCGGAAGTGGCCCGGCTGGAACAAAGCATTCAGCACCAGCGTGAACGCAAGCAGCAGCTCTATGAAGAGCTGGACCAGATCAAGGCCAGCTGGCAGGAATCCGATGAGCACCTGAGGGTGGACAGCGAGAAGGTGGCGGAACTGGATGCCATCCTGGCCGAGCGCGAGCCGGAGCTGGCGCTGATCAGCGAACAGCAGGAAGCCTCCGCCGAGGCCCTGGCGCTGGCTGAAGAGACCATGCAGAACTGGCAGCAGGAATGGGAAGAGTTCAACGGCAAGTCCGGGGAATCCCGCCGCCAGGCCGAGGTGGAACAATCCCGTATTCAGCACCTGGAGAAATCCCAGGACCGCCTGAAAGAGCGCATCGAGCGCCTCAGGAAAGAACAGGAATCTCTGGATTCCGGCCCGTTGGCCCAGGAAATGCGCCAGCTGGAAGAGCAGGTAGAGCAATATCGCGGCCAGTCAGAAGAAAACGAACTGCGCAGCGAATCCTTGCAGGAAGACATCAACCGCATGCGCCGGGAAAACGGCGACCGTGGCCGTCAGTTGGACGAAGCCCGCGAGAAGCTGCAGACCCTGAAGGGCCGCCGCACCTCGCTGGAGGCCCTGCAGAAGGCCGCCATGGGCGACGACGGCGCGGTGAGCGACTGGCTGAACCGCCACGAACTCGACGCTGAGCCGCGCCTGGCCGATCAGGTGCAGGTGGACGAGGGCTGGGAAAAGGCCCTGGAGGCGGTGCTGGGCGACAGCATTCAGGCGGTGGCCATCAGCGGATTCGATCAGGTCAGCGACTGGCTGGGTGATCTGTCCCACGGTCGCCTGGCCCTGTTCAGCCCGGCTTCGTTGAAGGGCTCAGGCAGCAAGGGCAAACTGCTTCGTGACCATGTGCAGGGGCAGGTGCCGGAAGGCCTGCTGGCCGGTGTTTACGTGGCCGATGACCTGAATGCGGCCCTGGCCCTGCGTGGTCAACTGGACGCTTACGAATCCGTGGTGACTCGCGATGGCATCTGGCTGGGCCCGGACTGGCTGAAGGTGGCCAAAGAGGAAGATCAGGAAGCCGGTGTGCTCGAACGTCGCCGCGAGCTGGATCAGCTGGAGGGTGAGATTGAGACCCTGCAGGCCACCGTGGACGACCTGAAAGAACAACTGGAAAGCACCCGCGAGCAGATTGGTGAGTTGGAAGAAGAGCGCGAAGAGGTGCAGCGTCAGGCCAGCCGTATCAACCGGGAGCTGGGTGAGATCAATGCCCAGGTTAGTGCCCGTCAGGTGCGCCTGGAACAGATCACCATGCGCCGTGAGCGCCTGGGCCGCGAGCTGGAAGAAGCGAACGAGCAGCACGCCCAGGAACAGGAGCAGATGAAAGAGGCCCGGGCGGTGCTGGCGGAGGCGCTGGACGCCATGGAGGCTGACAGCGGCCAGCGCGAGGCATTGCTGTCCCGTCGCGACGAGCTGCGCCTGCGCCTGGACGAGGCGCGCCAGAAGGCCCGCCACGACCGCGACCAGTCCCACCATCTGGCCATGGAAGTGCAGGGCGCCCGCACCCAGGCGGATTCCCTGCGCCAGAACCTGAGCCGTCTGGAATCCCAGGTGCAGGCCCTGGCCGAGCGCAAGGCGCTGCTGGAAGAGCAGACCAACGAGGGCGACGAGCCGGGCACCGAGCTGCAGATGCAGCTGGAAGAAAAACTGGAAGTGCGCCTGGAAGCGGAACACAAGCTCACCGAGGCCCGCCGGGAACTGGAAGCGGTGGACCACGAGATGCGCAACCTGGAAGGCCAGCGCGGTCAGTTTGAACGCCAGGCCCAGGAAATTCGCAGCACCATGGACCAGAAGCGGATGCAGTGGCAGGACCTGACCACCCGCCGCCAGACCGTGGCCGAGCAGCTGGGCGAGCACAACTTTGATCTGGATACGGTGCTGGAAAACCTGCCCGAGGAAGCCAACGAGCAGGAGTGGGCCCGGGAAATGGACATGATCGGCCAGCGCATTTCACGGCTGGGCCAGATCAACCTGGCGGCCATCGACGAATACCAGCAGCAGTCCGAGCGCAAGAACTACCTGGACAGCCAGAACGCGGACCTGGAAGACGCGCTCAACACCCTGGAAAACGCCATTCGCAAGATCGACCGGGAAACCCGGGCGCGCTTCAAGGAATACTTCGACCGTATCAACCGTGGCCTGCAGGAATTGTTTCCCAAGGTGTTCGGCGGCGGTCACGCCTACCTGGAGCTCACCGGCGACGACCTGCTGGATACCGGCGTCACCATCATGGCGCGGCCTCCGGGCAAGCGGAACAGCACCATTCACCTGTTGTCAGGGGGTGAGAAGGCTTTGACTGCTCTGTCCCTGGTATTCAGTATCTTCCAGCTCAACCCGGCGCCGTTCTGTCTGCTCGATGAGGTGGACGCGCCGCTGGACGATGCGAACGTGGGGCGTTTCTGTAACCTGGTGTCGGAAATGTCCGCAAAAGTACAATTCATCTACATTACTCATAACAAGATTGCGATGGAGATGGCTGCTACCCTGATGGGGGTCACCATGCATGAGCCTGGTGTATCCCGTCTGGTGTCGGTCGATGTGGAAGAAGCTGCCGAAATGGCGGCTATGTAA
- a CDS encoding fimbria/pilus periplasmic chaperone — protein sequence MRFVFGLLLWASGVMAAYAMQVDKAIVHFPADKSPRQDVVIGNPGEEPLFVDVGILTVSDPGTDSEQRLPVKDPESAPLIATPRRLMVPPGGSRRVRLVNLEGHGDMEKVYRVDLRPVAPPEQMDSTGVRVLVGYQLLVFVAPSQTGVSLEGQRDGKSLTLSNKGNVNVLLHEGEQCPPSPSTRPCEPVQGRRLYPGNSVTLALPMDAPVRFNLTTAGETRQQRYP from the coding sequence TTGCGTTTTGTATTCGGTCTGCTGCTATGGGCAAGCGGGGTCATGGCGGCGTATGCCATGCAGGTGGACAAGGCCATTGTTCATTTTCCCGCGGATAAATCACCGCGTCAGGATGTGGTCATCGGTAACCCAGGAGAAGAGCCCCTGTTTGTGGATGTGGGCATTCTCACCGTGAGTGATCCGGGTACCGACAGTGAGCAGCGATTGCCGGTGAAGGATCCGGAATCGGCCCCCCTGATTGCCACGCCGCGGCGCCTGATGGTGCCACCGGGGGGGAGTCGCCGGGTGCGACTGGTGAACCTGGAAGGCCATGGTGATATGGAGAAGGTCTACCGGGTAGATCTGAGACCGGTGGCCCCGCCGGAGCAGATGGATAGCACTGGCGTGCGGGTACTGGTGGGCTACCAGTTGCTGGTGTTTGTGGCGCCTTCGCAAACCGGAGTGTCACTGGAAGGGCAGCGCGACGGCAAGTCCCTGACACTGAGCAACAAGGGCAATGTGAATGTGCTGTTGCATGAGGGGGAGCAGTGCCCGCCAAGCCCATCTACCCGACCCTGTGAGCCGGTACAGGGGCGCCGCCTTTACCCGGGTAACAGCGTTACCCTGGCATTACCCATGGATGCGCCGGTGCGTTTCAATCTCACCACTGCCGGTGAGACCCGGCAGCAGCGTTACCCCTGA
- the zipA gene encoding cell division protein ZipA — MGLNLETLIGILVILILLILADGVRRMIRERQGRLRMRIDPRYRDAQEEDAEKSDYNPELIGTARVVRRAMEMDSQQQSEAPPTMMEPDEVVNEPATAEQQSLFEGDRQPEPVDETPAPQYREPEPQPEPPREPPKPVVEQRPVEKKPVERQPERKLERHREPQPVMEVIVVHLIAHRGAPFAGNDLLRLLLESGLRYGQMNIFHRHVNLDGRDELQFSMANAVEPGTFDLDTMEEKTFAGVTFFLKLPGPTDALGALDKMLSICRRLASELDGDLKDEQHSVLTPQTMEHLRQRVQEFERRQRVPSA, encoded by the coding sequence ATGGGCCTGAATCTGGAAACACTGATTGGCATTCTGGTTATTCTGATTCTGCTGATCCTGGCGGACGGTGTCCGTCGTATGATCAGGGAACGGCAGGGGCGGCTGCGTATGCGTATCGACCCGCGTTACCGGGATGCCCAGGAAGAAGACGCCGAGAAAAGCGATTACAACCCGGAGCTGATCGGCACCGCCCGCGTGGTGCGCCGGGCCATGGAAATGGACTCGCAGCAGCAATCAGAAGCGCCGCCCACCATGATGGAGCCGGACGAGGTTGTTAACGAGCCTGCCACTGCCGAACAGCAGAGCCTGTTTGAAGGCGATCGGCAGCCGGAGCCAGTGGATGAGACCCCGGCCCCGCAATACCGGGAGCCGGAGCCCCAACCGGAACCGCCCCGCGAGCCGCCGAAGCCGGTGGTGGAACAGCGGCCAGTGGAGAAGAAACCGGTTGAGCGTCAGCCGGAAAGAAAGCTGGAACGCCATCGCGAGCCCCAGCCGGTAATGGAAGTGATCGTGGTACACCTGATCGCTCACCGTGGCGCGCCCTTTGCCGGTAACGACCTGCTGCGGCTGCTGCTGGAATCCGGCCTGCGCTATGGACAGATGAACATCTTCCATCGCCACGTGAATCTGGACGGCCGTGACGAGTTGCAGTTTTCCATGGCCAATGCGGTGGAGCCGGGCACCTTCGACCTGGACACCATGGAAGAAAAGACCTTTGCCGGTGTGACCTTCTTCCTGAAACTGCCGGGGCCCACTGACGCCCTGGGCGCGCTGGACAAGATGCTCTCCATCTGCCGCCGCCTGGCCAGCGAGCTTGACGGTGACCTGAAAGACGAACAGCACAGCGTGCTGACCCCGCAGACCATGGAACATTTGCGCCAGCGAGTGCAGGAATTCGAGCGTCGCCAGCGGGTGCCTAGTGCGTAA